One genomic window of Paraburkholderia sp. BL23I1N1 includes the following:
- a CDS encoding tetratricopeptide repeat protein encodes MKALLNALHIAAAALLLLVTPAHAGALTSLGNKLTTAMSDLPRYEKLPLFDPHRKDFTCVYEAQQVPPLDPQAEMWFQQALAMDDPNVPIDRIDYAKMYQLYLQAADRNHWKAMLNLASLILSKRPGVPEQDPEAAIQWVEKAIKLGIPDAYDRMGVYHLNRLVKGGDATSAYALFQRAADMGSPAAMAFLGDKLSGTYDDPRGEFWGNLPIASKMLECALAQGYGPAADKLSYIYRGTTSESKSRALHVLHEGVKLGCAECADNLSTEFNGFGLTRGENLVGHIDKARAQRYSKIGDVLKLYGGRLKLPNLDKVLPLPPAPLPKWDGNVQTLINGAKAVTPTPKAQQGAALQGREFIPLGHAVSPLEQSTIAVAGNQIVPRDGYWLALYGPASAAKTQLIPARRNTPERYQVGERFEASSLDWLAADHVQWHYLGEAYALPPQRDDFLRHMINTGFLREVPEPASPVLCNGRQRCPQTGIWEGRVASDHPMAVLYNRWDRQAFVEKDHAFPHPGGQFIDIATGDLQWTYLGSPNGDTGMPGILNILL; translated from the coding sequence ATGAAAGCACTTCTCAATGCATTGCATATTGCCGCCGCTGCCTTGCTGCTGCTGGTAACCCCGGCTCACGCAGGCGCCCTGACCTCTCTGGGTAACAAGCTGACCACTGCCATGTCTGACCTGCCACGTTACGAAAAACTGCCGCTCTTCGACCCGCACCGCAAGGACTTCACCTGCGTATATGAGGCACAACAGGTGCCGCCCCTCGATCCGCAGGCCGAGATGTGGTTCCAGCAGGCACTGGCGATGGATGATCCGAACGTCCCTATCGACAGGATCGACTACGCAAAGATGTATCAGCTCTATTTGCAGGCCGCTGATCGAAACCACTGGAAAGCGATGCTCAATCTCGCGTCACTGATTCTGAGCAAACGCCCTGGGGTGCCGGAGCAGGATCCGGAAGCCGCGATCCAGTGGGTCGAGAAAGCAATAAAGCTGGGTATTCCCGATGCCTACGACCGGATGGGCGTGTATCACCTCAACAGGCTGGTCAAGGGAGGTGACGCCACGAGCGCCTACGCCCTCTTCCAGCGAGCGGCAGATATGGGAAGCCCAGCAGCAATGGCGTTCCTTGGCGACAAACTCTCCGGCACCTATGACGACCCGCGCGGAGAATTTTGGGGAAATTTGCCGATTGCGAGCAAGATGCTGGAATGCGCCCTTGCACAAGGTTACGGTCCGGCCGCTGACAAGCTCTCGTATATATACCGTGGAACCACGTCCGAATCGAAGTCTCGTGCGCTTCATGTTCTGCACGAAGGAGTCAAATTAGGTTGCGCGGAATGCGCGGACAATTTATCGACGGAATTCAATGGGTTCGGTCTTACAAGAGGAGAAAACCTAGTTGGTCACATAGACAAGGCACGTGCCCAGCGATACAGCAAGATTGGAGATGTCCTGAAACTCTATGGTGGGCGACTGAAACTGCCAAACCTCGACAAGGTGCTCCCGCTACCTCCAGCGCCATTGCCCAAGTGGGATGGCAATGTACAAACTTTGATCAACGGTGCGAAGGCCGTCACGCCTACGCCCAAAGCGCAGCAGGGCGCAGCGCTGCAAGGCCGCGAATTCATCCCGCTCGGGCACGCCGTATCGCCACTGGAACAAAGCACGATCGCGGTCGCGGGTAACCAGATTGTGCCGCGCGACGGCTACTGGCTTGCTCTTTATGGCCCGGCGTCGGCCGCTAAAACCCAGCTGATTCCCGCTCGGCGAAACACACCCGAGCGCTATCAGGTTGGCGAACGCTTCGAGGCATCCTCATTAGACTGGCTCGCCGCCGACCACGTGCAATGGCACTATCTCGGCGAAGCCTATGCCCTGCCCCCACAGCGTGACGATTTCCTGAGGCACATGATCAATACCGGGTTCCTGCGTGAAGTCCCTGAACCCGCTTCACCAGTCCTGTGCAATGGCAGGCAGCGATGCCCGCAAACCGGGATATGGGAAGGCCGCGTCGCGAGCGATCATCCGATGGCGGTGCTGTACAACCGGTGGGACCGACAGGCGTTCGTCGAGAAGGATCACGCGTTTCCGCACCCGGGCGGGCAGTTTATCGACATCGCCACCGGAGATCTGCAATGGACATACCTGGGCAGTCCCAACGGGGATACAGGAATGCCTGGCATCCTCAACATCCTCCTGTAG
- a CDS encoding PAAR domain-containing protein, which produces MVRQVIVVGDSLAPHGGTVTTGSNADIVDGKPVARKGDTVECKEHGTQTIAEGDGNSVFGGSPVALHGHRAACGCTLVSRNATLSMG; this is translated from the coding sequence ATGGTCCGTCAGGTCATTGTAGTTGGCGATTCGCTGGCACCGCACGGCGGCACCGTCACGACCGGTTCGAACGCCGACATCGTGGACGGCAAGCCGGTTGCCCGCAAGGGCGATACGGTCGAATGCAAGGAGCACGGAACGCAGACCATCGCGGAGGGCGATGGAAACAGCGTGTTCGGCGGCAGCCCGGTGGCCCTGCATGGCCACCGGGCTGCCTGTGGATGTACGCTCGTAAGCCGCAACGCTACCTTGTCAATGGGGTAG